The following proteins are co-located in the Bacteroidales bacterium genome:
- a CDS encoding polyphosphate kinase 2 family protein, whose translation MDLSHFIAEPGKFKSLKDFATDHTHGVESKNDAKDRMKAYIDEMQDLQDKLYARNSYAVLIIFQAMDAAGKDSTIKHVMSGINPQGCQVYSFKQPSVEELDHDFLWRTTRCLPERGRIGIFNRSYYEEVLVVKVHPGILLNQGLPGIEKAGKDNKNLWEGRYESINNFEHHAVRNGTEIIKFFLNVSKEEQADRFLKRIDKPEKNWKFSLGDLEERKYWDDYQDAYETMIKETSTKHAPWYIIPADKKWYMRLAVAEVILERFRNLQLTYPELSRQQVEEIEKARQILTSETSR comes from the coding sequence ATGGACCTTTCACATTTTATTGCAGAACCGGGGAAATTTAAGTCGCTTAAAGATTTTGCAACCGACCATACTCATGGTGTGGAAAGTAAGAATGACGCCAAAGACCGGATGAAGGCCTACATTGATGAAATGCAGGATTTACAGGATAAGTTATATGCCAGGAACAGTTATGCGGTTCTGATAATTTTCCAGGCGATGGATGCAGCAGGGAAGGACAGTACAATCAAACATGTTATGTCGGGAATTAACCCACAGGGATGCCAGGTGTACAGTTTCAAACAGCCTTCAGTTGAAGAACTTGATCATGATTTCCTGTGGCGTACAACGCGCTGTCTGCCTGAGAGAGGACGTATCGGCATTTTCAACCGGTCATATTATGAAGAAGTTCTTGTTGTTAAGGTTCATCCTGGGATCCTCCTGAACCAGGGTCTGCCGGGAATTGAAAAGGCAGGCAAAGACAATAAAAATCTGTGGGAAGGCCGTTATGAAAGCATCAATAATTTTGAACATCACGCGGTCAGAAACGGTACAGAGATTATTAAATTCTTCCTTAATGTATCTAAAGAGGAGCAAGCTGACCGCTTTCTGAAAAGAATTGATAAACCTGAAAAAAACTGGAAATTTTCACTTGGCGACCTTGAAGAAAGAAAATATTGGGATGATTACCAGGATGCCTATGAAACCATGATAAAGGAAACATCCACAAAGCATGCTCCCTGGTATATAATACCGGCCGATAAAAAATGGTATATGCGGCTTGCTGTTGCTGAAGTTATACTGGAACGATTCAGAAACCTGCAATTAACGTATCCTGAATTAAGCCGGCAGCAGGTTGAAGAAATAGAGAAAGCAAGACAGATACTCACATCTGAAACAAGCCGTTAG